From a region of the Syngnathus scovelli strain Florida chromosome 19, RoL_Ssco_1.2, whole genome shotgun sequence genome:
- the LOC137839546 gene encoding ankyrin repeat and IBR domain-containing protein 1-like, with protein MGNAATKFRKALVGGDEALAWQLYEGNPQFRDGLDPNASYGEQYQHNTPLHYACRHSMTRLLRSFLFSKEGNPNKRNVRNETCLHVLCQSPLILLLPEGALSPRLVRPQRDEQRRADCLQMILSWTGARLEGGQYEKANVNATDNRRSTCLHYAAASGMKSCVELLIRSEADLFIEDDDKLTPCDHAERHHHTELALSLESQMVFSSSPLATRSDADARGQVKLLQHKEPYEGLKLQDLRRLKDMLIVETADMLQAPLFTAEALLRAHDWDREKLLEAWMSDAEGCCQRSGVAMPTPPPSGCNAWDTLPSPRTPRTPRSPVTLTFTSPTDSCLTPADEGMATCGICLCSISVFEDPVDMSCGHEFCRACWEGFLNVKIQEGDAHNIFCPAYECYQLVPVHVIESVVSREMDQRYLEFDIKAFVENNPAIRWCPAARCERAVRLTRPGPGESDPHGFPLLPSPAVDCGKGHLFCWECLGEAHEPCDCHMWRNWLQKVTEMKPEELAGVSEAYEDAANCLWLLSNSKPCANCKSPIQKNEGCNHMQCAKCKYDFCWICLEEWKKHSSSTGGYYRCTRYEVIQQLEEQSKEMTVEAEKKHKSFQELDRFMHYYTRFKNHEHSYKLEQKLLKTAKEKMEQLSRAFISREGAPPDTRFIEDGVSELLKTRRVLKCSYPYGFFLQQGSTSSCPFALQL; from the exons ATGGGCAACGCGGCCACCAAGTTCCGGAAGGCGCTGGTAGGCGGTGACGAGGCGCTGGCCTGGCAGCTGTACGAGGGCAACCCGCAGTTCCGTGACGGCCTGGACCCCAACGCCTCATACGGCGAGCAGTACCAGCACAACACGCCGCTGCACTATGCGTGCCGTCACTCCATGACGCGGCTGCTCAG GTCCTTTTTATTCAGCAAGGAGGGCAACCCCAACAAGCGAAACGTGCGCAACGAGACGTGCCTCCACGTGCTGTGCCAGAGCCCACTCATCCTGCTGTTGCCCGAGGGGGCCCTGTCGCCACGCCTGGTCCGCCCTCAGCGGGACGAGCAGCGGCGGGCCGACTGCTTGCAG ATGATCCTGAGCTGGACGGGGGCTCGGCTTGAGGGAGGCCAGTATGAGAAGGCCAACGTCAACGCCACTGACAACCGCCGCAGCACATGCCTCCACTACGCCGCCGCGTCGGGCATGAAGAGCTGCGTGGAG TTGCTCATCCGGAGCGAGGCTGACCTGTTCATCGAGGATGACGACAAGCTGACTCCGTGCGACCACGCCGAGCGCCACCACCACACCGAGCTGGCTCTCAGCCTGGAGTCGCAGATGGTCTTCTCCTCGTCGCCGCTAGCGACGCGCTCGGACGCAGACGCGCGCGGCCAAGTCAAGCTGCTGCAGCACAAAGAG CCGTACGAGGGCCTGAAGCTGCAAGACCTTCGTCGGTTGAAGGACATGCTGATCGTGGAGACGGCCGACATGTTGCAAGCACCCCTCTTCACTGCAGAGGCCTTGCTGAGAGCGCACG ACTGGGACAGAGAGAAGCTGCTGGAGGCGTGGATGTCAGATGCCGAGGGCTGCTGCCAGCGCTCGGGCGTGGCCATGCCTACGCCGCCGCCTAGCGGCTGCAACGCCTGGGACACGCTGCCCTCGCCTCGCACTCCCCGTACGCCGCGCTCGCCCGTCACGCTCACCTTCACCTCCCCCACCGACAGCTGCCTCACGCCTGCCGACGAGGGCATGGCCACG TGTGGCATCTGCCTGTGCTCCATCTCCGTCTTTGAAGATCCTGTGGACATGTCCTGCGGCCACGAGTTTTGCCGGGCCTGTTGGGAGGG GTTCCTGAACGTGAAGATCCAGGAGGGCGACGCCCACAACATCTTCTGCCCCGCCTACGAATGCTACCAGCTGGTGCCTGTCCACGTAATCGAGAGCGTGGTCTCCCGAGAGATGGACCAGCGCTACCTGGAGTTTGACATCAAG GCCTTTGTAGAGAACAATCCGGCCATCCGCTGGTGTCCGGCGGCGCGCTGTGAGAGGGCCGTGCGACTTACTCGGCCCGGCCCGGGCGAGAGCGACCCGCACGGCTTCCCGCTGCTGCCCTCCCCGGCCGTCGACTGCGGCAAGGGCCACCTCTTCTGCTG GGAGTGCCTCGGCGAGGCCCACGAGCCATGCGACTGCCACATGTGGAGGAACTGGCTCCAGAAAGTCACCGAGATGAAGCCCGAGGAGC TGGCAGGTGTGAGCGAGGCTTACGAGGATGCTGCCAACTGCCTGTGGCTGCTGTCCAACTCCAAGCCCTGCGCCAACTGCAAGTCCCCCATACAGAAGAACGAGGGCTGCAACCACATGCAGTGTGCCAAG TGCAAGTATGACTTCTGCTGGATCTGCCTGGAGGAGTGGAAGAAGCACAGCTCATCGACGGGAGGCTACTACCGCTGCACGCGCTACGAAGTGATCCAGCAGCTGGAGGAGCAGTCCAAAGAGATGACAGTCGAG GCGGAGAAGAAGCACAAAAGCTTCCAGGAGCTGGACCGCTTCATGCACTACTACACTCGATTCAAGAACCACGAGCACAGTTACAAG CTGGAGCAGAAACTGCTGAAGACAGCCAAGGAGAAGATGGAGCAGCTGAGCAGAGCTTTCATTAGTC GTGAGGGTGCCCCGCCAGACACGCGCTTCATCGAGGATGGCGTCAGTGAGCTGCTGAAGACGCGGCGCGTGCTCAAGTGCTCGTACCCGTACGGCTTCTTCCTGCAGCAGGGAAGCACCTCATCATGCCCGTTTGCGCTGCAACTCTAA